Proteins encoded within one genomic window of Macaca fascicularis isolate 582-1 chromosome 16, T2T-MFA8v1.1:
- the KRT10 gene encoding keratin, type I cytoskeletal 10 isoform X1 has protein sequence MSVRYSSSKHYSSSRSGGGGGGGGGGSSLRISSSKGSLGGGFSSGGFSSGSFSRGSSGGGCFGGSSGGYGGLGGFGGGSFGGGYGSSSFGGGYGGSFGGGSFGGGSFGGGSFGGGGFGGGFGGGFGGDGGLLSGNEKVTMQNLNDRLASYLDKVRALEESNYELEGKIKEWYEKHGNSHQGQPRDYSKYYKTIDDLKNQILNLTTDNANILLQIDNARLAADDFRLKYENEVALRQSVEADINGLRRVLDELTLTKADLEMQIESLTEELAYLKKNHEEEMKDLRNVSTGDVNVEMNAAPGVDLTQLLNNMRSQYEQLAEQNRKDAEAWFNEKSKELTTEIDSNIEQMSSHKSEITELRRTVQALEIELQSQLALKQSLEASLAETEGRYCVQLSQIQAQISALEEQLQQIRAETECQNTEYQQLLDIKIRLENEIQTYRSLLEGEGSSGGGGRGGGSYGGGYGGGSSGGGYGGGSSGGGYGGGSSGGGYGGGHGGSSGGGHGGSSGGGYGGGSSGGGSSGGGYGGGSSGGGYGGGSSGGGYGGGSSGGGHGGSSGGGGSSGGGFGGGSSGGGHKSSSSGSVGESSSKGPRSAETSWDTNKTRVIKTIIEEVAPDGRVLSSMVESETKKHYY, from the exons ATGTCTGTTCGATACAGCTCAAGCAAGCACTATTCTTCCTCCCGtagtggaggaggtggaggaggaggaggaggaggatcatCCCTAAGAATTTCGAGCAGCAAAGGCTCCCTTGGTGGAGGATTTAGCTCAGGGGGGTTTAGTAGTGGCTCTTTTAGCCGTGGGAGCTCTGGTGGGGGCTGCTTTGGGGGCTCATCAGGTGGCTATGGAGGATTAGGAGGTTTTGGTGGAGGTAGCTTTGGTGGAGGCTATGGAAGTAGCAGCTTTGGTGGGGGTTATGGAGGCAGCTTTGGAGGGGGCAGCTTTGGAGGTGGCAGCTTCGGTGGGGGCAGCTTTGGTGGAGGTGGCTTTGGAGGAGGCTTTGGTGGTGGATTTGGAGGAGATGGTGGCCTTCTCTCTGGAAATGAAAAAGTAACCATGCAGAATCTGAATGACCGCCTGGCTTCCTACTTGGACAAAGTTCGGGCTCTGGAAGAATCAAACTATGAGCTGGAAGGCAAAATCAAGGAGTGGTATGAAAAGCATGGCAACTCACACCAGGGGCAGCCTCGTGACTACAGCAAATACTACAAAACCATCGATGACCTTAAAAATCAG ATCCTCAACCTAACAACTGATAACGCCAATATCCTGCTTCAGATAGACAATGCCAGGCTGGCAGCTGACGACTTCAGGCTGAA GTATGAGAATGAGGTAGCTCTGCGCCAGAGCGTGGAGGCTGACATCAACGGACTGCGTAGGGTGCTGGATGAGCTGACCCTGACCAAGGCTGACCTGGAGATGCAGATTGAGAGCCTGACTGAAGAGCTGGCCTATTTGAAGAAGAACCACGAGGAG GAAATGAAAGACCTTCGAAATGTGTCCACTGGTGATGTGAATGTGGAAATGAATGCTGCCCCCGGTGTTGATCTGACTCAACTTCTGAATAACATGAGAAGCCAATATGAACAACTTGCTGAACAAAACCGCAAAGATGCTGAAGCCTGGTTCAACGAAAAG AGCAAGGAACTGACTACAGAAATTGATAGTAACATTGAACAGATGTCCAGCCATAAATCCGAGATTACTGAATTGAGACGTACTGTACAAGCTCTGGAGATAGAACTACAGTCCCAACTGGCCCTG AAACAATCCCTGGAAGCCTCCTTGGCAGAAACGGAAGGTCGCTACTGTGTGCAGCTCTCACAGATTCAGGCCCAGATCTCCGCTCTGGAAGAACAGCTGCAACAGATTCGAGCTGAAACCGAGTGCCAGAATACTGAATACCAGCAACTCCTGGATATTAAGATCCGACTGGAGAATGAAATTCAAACCTACCGCAGCCTGCTAGAAGGAGAGggaag TTCCGGAGGCGGTGGACGCGGCGGCGGAAGTTACGGCGGCGGCTACGGAGGAGGAAGCTCCGGCGGCGGCTACGGAGGAGGAAGCTCCGGCGGCGGTTACGGAGGAGGAAGCTCCGGCGGCGGTTACGGCGGCGGCCACGGTGGTAGTTCCGGCGGCGGCCACGGTGGTAGTTCCGGCGGCGGCTACGGAGGCGGAAGCTCCGGCGGCGGAAGCTCCGGCGGCGGCTACGGGGGTGGAAGCTCCGGCGGCGGCTACGGGGGCGGAAGCTCCGGCGGCGGCTACGGGGGCGGAAGCTCCGGCGGCGGCCACGGAGGAAGTTCCGGTGGCGGCGGCAGCTCGGGCGGCGGCTTCGGCGGCGGCAGCTCCGGCGGAGGCCACAAGTCCTCCTCTTCTGGGTCCGTGGGCGAGTCTTCATCTAAGGGACCAAGGTCAGCAGAAACTAGCTGGG ATACTAACAAAACCAGGGTAATCAAGACAATTATTGAAGAGGTGGCACCCGACGGTAGAGTCCTTTCATCTATGGTTGAATCAGAAACCAAGAAACACTACTATTGA
- the KRT10 gene encoding keratin, type I cytoskeletal 10 isoform X2 yields MSVRYSSSKHYSSSRSGGGGGGGGGGSSLRISSSKGSLGGGFSSGGFSSGSFSRGSSGGGCFGGSSGGYGGLGGFGGGSFGGGYGSSSFGGGYGGSFGGGSFGGGSFGGGSFGGGGFGGGFGGGFGGDGGLLSGNEKVTMQNLNDRLASYLDKVRALEESNYELEGKIKEWYEKHGNSHQGQPRDYSKYYKTIDDLKNQILNLTTDNANILLQIDNARLAADDFRLKYENEVALRQSVEADINGLRRVLDELTLTKADLEMQIESLTEELAYLKKNHEEEMKDLRNVSTGDVNVEMNAAPGVDLTQLLNNMRSQYEQLAEQNRKDAEAWFNEKSKELTTEIDSNIEQMSSHKSEITELRRTVQALEIELQSQLALKQSLEASLAETEGRYCVQLSQIQAQISALEEQLQQIRAETECQNTEYQQLLDIKIRLENEIQTYRSLLEGEGSSGGGGRGGGSYGGGYGGGSSGGGYGGGSSGGGYGGGSSGGGYGGGHGGSSGGGHGGSSGGGYGGGSSGGGSSGGGYGGGSSGGGYGGGSSGGGYGGGSSGGGHGGSSGGGGSSGGGFGGGSSGGGHKSSSSGSVGESSSKGPRY; encoded by the exons ATGTCTGTTCGATACAGCTCAAGCAAGCACTATTCTTCCTCCCGtagtggaggaggtggaggaggaggaggaggaggatcatCCCTAAGAATTTCGAGCAGCAAAGGCTCCCTTGGTGGAGGATTTAGCTCAGGGGGGTTTAGTAGTGGCTCTTTTAGCCGTGGGAGCTCTGGTGGGGGCTGCTTTGGGGGCTCATCAGGTGGCTATGGAGGATTAGGAGGTTTTGGTGGAGGTAGCTTTGGTGGAGGCTATGGAAGTAGCAGCTTTGGTGGGGGTTATGGAGGCAGCTTTGGAGGGGGCAGCTTTGGAGGTGGCAGCTTCGGTGGGGGCAGCTTTGGTGGAGGTGGCTTTGGAGGAGGCTTTGGTGGTGGATTTGGAGGAGATGGTGGCCTTCTCTCTGGAAATGAAAAAGTAACCATGCAGAATCTGAATGACCGCCTGGCTTCCTACTTGGACAAAGTTCGGGCTCTGGAAGAATCAAACTATGAGCTGGAAGGCAAAATCAAGGAGTGGTATGAAAAGCATGGCAACTCACACCAGGGGCAGCCTCGTGACTACAGCAAATACTACAAAACCATCGATGACCTTAAAAATCAG ATCCTCAACCTAACAACTGATAACGCCAATATCCTGCTTCAGATAGACAATGCCAGGCTGGCAGCTGACGACTTCAGGCTGAA GTATGAGAATGAGGTAGCTCTGCGCCAGAGCGTGGAGGCTGACATCAACGGACTGCGTAGGGTGCTGGATGAGCTGACCCTGACCAAGGCTGACCTGGAGATGCAGATTGAGAGCCTGACTGAAGAGCTGGCCTATTTGAAGAAGAACCACGAGGAG GAAATGAAAGACCTTCGAAATGTGTCCACTGGTGATGTGAATGTGGAAATGAATGCTGCCCCCGGTGTTGATCTGACTCAACTTCTGAATAACATGAGAAGCCAATATGAACAACTTGCTGAACAAAACCGCAAAGATGCTGAAGCCTGGTTCAACGAAAAG AGCAAGGAACTGACTACAGAAATTGATAGTAACATTGAACAGATGTCCAGCCATAAATCCGAGATTACTGAATTGAGACGTACTGTACAAGCTCTGGAGATAGAACTACAGTCCCAACTGGCCCTG AAACAATCCCTGGAAGCCTCCTTGGCAGAAACGGAAGGTCGCTACTGTGTGCAGCTCTCACAGATTCAGGCCCAGATCTCCGCTCTGGAAGAACAGCTGCAACAGATTCGAGCTGAAACCGAGTGCCAGAATACTGAATACCAGCAACTCCTGGATATTAAGATCCGACTGGAGAATGAAATTCAAACCTACCGCAGCCTGCTAGAAGGAGAGggaag TTCCGGAGGCGGTGGACGCGGCGGCGGAAGTTACGGCGGCGGCTACGGAGGAGGAAGCTCCGGCGGCGGCTACGGAGGAGGAAGCTCCGGCGGCGGTTACGGAGGAGGAAGCTCCGGCGGCGGTTACGGCGGCGGCCACGGTGGTAGTTCCGGCGGCGGCCACGGTGGTAGTTCCGGCGGCGGCTACGGAGGCGGAAGCTCCGGCGGCGGAAGCTCCGGCGGCGGCTACGGGGGTGGAAGCTCCGGCGGCGGCTACGGGGGCGGAAGCTCCGGCGGCGGCTACGGGGGCGGAAGCTCCGGCGGCGGCCACGGAGGAAGTTCCGGTGGCGGCGGCAGCTCGGGCGGCGGCTTCGGCGGCGGCAGCTCCGGCGGAGGCCACAAGTCCTCCTCTTCTGGGTCCGTGGGCGAGTCTTCATCTAAGGGACCAAG ATACTAA
- the KRT10-AS1 gene encoding LOW QUALITY PROTEIN: uncharacterized protein KRT10-AS1 (The sequence of the model RefSeq protein was modified relative to this genomic sequence to represent the inferred CDS: inserted 4 bases in 3 codons; substituted 2 bases at 2 genomic stop codons) produces NGGILPLCCSGCVPXLCCSGCVPXLCCSGCVPHSVALAAAHSVGAPHSAGHCGQRVLACXLPQVFLKPRIFVEHFSSWLXLKLFSFLRCLGSLLRASGRRLREGLLLPCLVGVGWWLLFNNCTGGSQFSLHLQQVNLSQGSHVAAFLPEATGPGVPVPVSGESTSAQQSHAGWQLSAEAEACPSVLYSEVLEWNKNINTYTSFHGFCLILGXLFCFVLVVIGLPYIKPGLSLSVALLWQSLILLSCLVQQDSQVHTWGRLFSMFTST; encoded by the exons AATGGTGGCATCCTCCCCCTCTGTTGTTCCGGCTGTGTCCCCTAACTCTGTTGCTCCGGCTGTGTCCCCTAACTCTGTTGCTCCGGCTGTGTCCCTCACTCTGTTGCTCTGGCTGCAGCTCATTCTGTTGGAGCTCCTCATTCAGCTGGTCACTGTGGTCAGAGGGTGTTGGCCT TCCTTCCTCAAGTCTTCTTAAAGCCACGTATTTTTGTGGAGCATTTTTCTTCCTGGC TCCTCaagttgttttcctttcttcgCTGTCTTGGGAGTCTTCTTCGTGCTTCCGGACGTCGGTTGAGAGAAGGACTTCTTCTTCCTTGTCTTGTTGGTGTTGGCTGGTGGTTGCTCTTCAACAACTGTACCGGAGGctctcagttttctcttcatcttcaaCAAGTCAATCTATCTCAAGGATCTCACGTTGCAGCATTCTTACCAGAGGCCACTGGGCCTGGAGTTCCAGTTCCAGTGTCTGGAGAGTCCACCTCAGCTCAGCAATCTCATGCTGGTTGGCAGTTGTCAGCAGAAGCCGAGGCCTGCCCATCAGTTCTTTACTCTGAGGTGttagaatggaataaaaatataaatacttataCTAGTTTTCATGGCTTCTGCTTAATATTggg attgttttgttttgttttggtggtgATAGGCTTACCTTACATTAAACCAGGCCTTAGCCTTTCTGTGGCTTTGTTGTGGCAAAGCCTCATATTACTCTCTTGTCTGGTTCAGCAGGACAGTCAGGTCCACACCTGGGGCCGTTTGTTTTCTATGTTTACCTCAACATAA